The bacterium nucleotide sequence GCCGGTCCGGTAGCCGGTGCAGATTTTTATTTCATCCAGAGAATCCAGCACATCCAGTTTGGTGATGGCCAGGTCAGTGAGCCCGTTGACCATGACCGCCATGCGCAGCACCACCATATCGAGCCAGCCGCAGCGGCGGGGGCGGCCGGTGGTGGCGCCGTATTCGCCGCCCAGTTTGCGGATGTGTCCGCTGAACGCCTCGTCGAACTCGGTCGGAAACGGTCCCATGCCCACGCGGGTGGTGTAGGCTTTGGCGATGCCGAGCACGCGGTTGATCTTGGTCGGACCGACGCCGAGCCCGGCGCAGGCGCCGCCGGCGATGGGATTGGAGGAGGTGACATAGGGATAGGTGCCGAAATCGATGTCGAGCATCGTCCCCTGGGCGCCCTCGATCAACACCCGTTTACCGGCATCCACGGCGCGGTTGATGAGCACCGAGACATCCTTGACATAGGAATCGATGCGGCGGTCGAACTCGACATAATCGTTGGCGATTTTTTCCGCATCCATGGCCTCGCTGTCATAAATGCGCTGCAGCACCTTGTTCTTGCTCTCGATGATGGTGAGCAGCTTTTCCTTCAGGGTGGTCCGGTCCAGCAGATCGACGATCCGTATGCCGCAGCGGTCGTATTTGTCCACATAGGCCGGCCCGATGCCGCGGCCGGTGGTGCCGATTTTGCGTGATCCATAGTGGCGTTCGCGCGTGGCGTCCAGCAGCTTGTGATAGGGCATGATCAGATGGGCGCGCTGGCTGATGAACAGCCGGCCCTGCACGGTGATGCCTTTTTTTTCCAGAAAGCCGATTTCGTCCATCAACACCACCGGATCGATGACCACTCCGTTGCCGATGATGCACTGGGTGTGCGGATGAAGGATGCCGGAGGGCACCTGGTGGAGAACGATCTCCTCCTCCTCCACCACCACCGTATGGCCGGCGTTGGGCCCGCCCTGATATCGGGCCACGACATCGACCTCTGCACTGAGCAGATCGACGATTTTGCCTTTGCCCTCATCGCCCCACTGGGCGCCGACGATAATGGTAACAGCCATAATGTTCCCTTAAATGTAAAAGACTCCGTTCCACGAAGGTTCGGAGTCTTGCGTGATGAAATCGTTCAGAAGGAATGAACCTTTAAAAACTCTGCACAGCCGCTTGGACCGTGGGGTAGAT carries:
- a CDS encoding adenylosuccinate synthase gives rise to the protein MAVTIIVGAQWGDEGKGKIVDLLSAEVDVVARYQGGPNAGHTVVVEEEEIVLHQVPSGILHPHTQCIIGNGVVIDPVVLMDEIGFLEKKGITVQGRLFISQRAHLIMPYHKLLDATRERHYGSRKIGTTGRGIGPAYVDKYDRCGIRIVDLLDRTTLKEKLLTIIESKNKVLQRIYDSEAMDAEKIANDYVEFDRRIDSYVKDVSVLINRAVDAGKRVLIEGAQGTMLDIDFGTYPYVTSSNPIAGGACAGLGVGPTKINRVLGIAKAYTTRVGMGPFPTEFDEAFSGHIRKLGGEYGATTGRPRRCGWLDMVVLRMAVMVNGLTDLAITKLDVLDSLDEIKICTGYRTGGRELEHYPAELDLQEQVQPVYETHSGWNCSTQNARTFADLPVNAQRYLKRIEELAGVPLSIISVGSRRNQTIIL